The DNA segment GCTACAGCTGGTCATTAAATGACAGGTTTTGTATCAACTACTTCTTATATAGAGCCTTCACTTCCTTCAGTACTTCGACTCAAAAGTATTTCTTCAATACTTTGGATATTTATGACAGACACACCCCTTTCTCCCTGTCTCATTCTGTAGTTAATCAAATTTGAAAAACAGCCCCTGTATTGCTCCCTGAGGCTGAGTAAACACAGATCTTTCAGGGTCAGGTAGTATAAAATGAGTCAGTAGATCTGAGCTGTCCTATTCATGCATGGGCTGGGAATGCAAGTTCTGGCATTGAACTCTTCCGGTGGAAAAGGACATGCTTTGATCTGTATAAACCTAGGGACCCTGACACCAAATCTTCTGTGGGCCTTAAAACTCACTGAAGAGAAGAGTACCCATTTCCTCCGATCCATTTGAGAGTGCTTTCCACAACAGTGTAGTATTGTAACAAAAAAACGGAACAGTTGAGTACTTGACATTTTCTTGCCTTCAAAGTGACTCCCAAATTCTTTATATGCTGTAGAATTTGGAATGGGATGGCCAGAAAGAGCCGCCTTCAAGACCACAGGATGCTACTCAGGGATAcaggggagggaggagcagcctccacagctctgagcacagtcTGTGCTGTTGCAGCTGGCAGACCCGGCTGGTACCTCCCACTCAGTCCTTCAAGAAGTCTCACACAGCTCATTCAGGGAACCTGCCCAAAGGAAAACCCCATCCCATGCTCTGCCATGGCCAGCGTGTATCATGTCACACACAGCACTGGGATCATTACAGACACCAGAGTTTTCAAAGCAGCTTCTTAGGACTTTGCCATCCAGGGCAGCACTCCCAAATTAGTACCTATAGTGGATTAGGGATGAATAAAGCATGATGAGAATTTCTAGATAGAAGTGAAAGACAACAAGTATTCAAAAGTATTGACAtaacagcaatttaaaaattaactgcaGAAAGGTGGAAGTATTTGGAAACAGTTGTTTCACTGTCTACACTCAAAAATCAAAGTGCAGATTCTGCTATGAAGAACAATACACCAGCTCCACtgcatctaaaaaaaaaaacctgtagaCCAAAACTAGAGACAAAACAGCAAGGATTTTCACTGTATTAAAAACCAGACAAACCACAACAGCAGGGCACCTGTCTTTTAGAAAACACTGTTTTCCCTCATTAGAAACAGGATACTGGTCTGTGTGCTACCACACTCTGTGCCTGACCAGATTGGATTTTTGCATTAAGTCCCTACCAGATATTATAAGTAAAACTGTTTCCAAGCTGTCAATCTTAGAAAATCAATTTGGGGTAGGAAAGTCAAACTGAGATCCTTACAGTGAACACATCAGGCCGAGCCCTCTCCACAGGTATTCCTGTCCCACTCCCTTCCACTGACTATGTTAAGTGTAAGTGGAGATGTTGGCCTTGTGATTACAGTTGTGCAAACAGCACAGTAGCTAATGAACAGCAGGAATGTGATGCCCAGATTTAGAAACTCAACAGAGACATTCACAAAACCCCCTTACGTCATAAGAAAAGGCAGTTTCACAAATGGAAAAGAGCCAGGCTGAGACACAAGGCATCAGCTCAGCACTCCTAAAGATCTTTAAGTAGTGGAGTACAGCAAGTCCCCAGTACTCCCTCACTAACAGGCCTCCAAAACATACATCTTATACCTCCTCCTTCCCACTTCTACAATGCATGAGAAGGATCCATCACATTGTCTTGTGTCTTTTATTTGTTCTTGGTTGAAATAGGCTTAAGAGAACAAACTGGGAgagcctgattttttttttttttttctgcaggatGACAAGTGATTGGAATGTATTTATCTGAACCTGCTTTGCTATCATCCTCACCATCTTGGTAATATTTTTCAGGCACCCAGAACCGACTCAGACTTTTACCCACCAGCACATTCCACCTCTGATTAAAAATGTTCTGGTAGCTACTGAAGAAAGTTAACAAACTTCTAAGTTACTGACAGAAACAATGCTCACCGATTAACATACCAAAACAGCTCTCACAGATTACACTAATTGTAATCCCTTCAGGACAGAGTTATTATATGGCATGGAGACCACATGGTGACAGAGTTTTAAGATACTTTGTTCTTTACTCCAAGTACCCACCTACTGTGTTTAACAGAAGTCAAATCACTATTTTAGTGAATGGGCACAGCTGGTGAAAAGACAATTTGagaaaactattaaaaatatatttttcttcattttgcaaATTTGCACATTCAAGTATTTTCCAACAATCTGTAAAGACTGAAAGTTATTTACCTTTTTTGGCTTTGCATTACTATCAGAGTTGGGTACACGTGAACTTCTCTGACACCCCAGCATGGACAAGCAACACATTGCATAAGTATGCCCTTTTAGAATGCCTTTTGTGGCAACACCATGTAGCAAGTAGATCGTTTATACTAGTCATAAGAATGACTAGTTAAGGCTCAAAGCCTCATTCTTCATGCATTTTCCCTCTAGCGTAACAaagtattaagaaaaaaaataggcagTACGGGACATgacagtgacaaaaaaaaaacaacccaacctATTTAGAAATCTAGCAAGTTGGAAAGGTTACTTAAAAAGCACAACTCTTTCCCCTCAATTCCCACTGACAAGGAaaacaggatttattttttttttaactgcaattTAGAAACACATCTTGTTTCTCTTCTTCAGAGAagataaacaggttttttttagaGTCAGTATCTCAGTTCAGTTTAAATGGGTTACAGGGTAGGCAGAACTGAAGGTCATGTTGCAGTGAGCTCACAGACAGTGGCTGCCCATTTTGAACTATGTAAGTTCATTAAAGCTCCTACTATATTCACCCATCAGAGCAAAGTGCAACTATAAGTAGTTTTTCATTTATTAGCTATGTTTATTGGAATGGAAACAAGCTATTTTCAAAGTTTTCAAGTTCTTGGTCCCTAAATGCAGAtgataaacaaagaaaatgttaacTTAAACAAGTCTGCATAAACAAACTTGCAAGGAAAACATTAACGTTAAACGTTTTGTTCCACTCATTCTCAGCTTGctttaaagcaaagaaaagaaagcccTTTCAAAGTTAAAAAGGAGTCACCTACTGATCATACTGTTCCAGGTTTTATATTCACACCAATCTAGGCCATGTgcaaaagaggaggaaaacacccaaaacctTGGAGTTACATAGCCCAGAAATTTATTGAATATTTGCTCAAATACATTCTGTATAGAACTGTTCCACTTGCTTGGTTTTGCTGCTCCCACGAAAAATCATGAACAGATGCACTGAGCTGCAATCACCAATTAGGAATTGTTATGTATGAAAGTGTTAAGTATGGGGCTGTAAACTCCATCTGGCCAGATCTGTGTCTTGAATTTGACTAGGCACCTTCCTTTCAAAGGGTTCAATTTGTGTAAGTTGCTGCACCAAATGTTATTTAGAAGAGCCTTTTACATTTTGGTCTTTTTAAAGCAGGGAAACACTTCCTATATTTGCTTTTGGAGTTTTCAATACTGGAATCATTTAGTCCCGAGTGTTTGCAATGGGGATTCTAATTTTTCATATGGTCTCTCTTCTAAGTATTCCAGAACATTTAGTCTTCTGTTTTGGCTTCCATTTCCTCGGCATCATCATCCCCATCCACTTCAGCATTTTCCCTCTCCAGTCTTTCCAACTGCCTTGCAAGCTCAGTCTCGTCTGTGTCAGTGACCACCTTAGGCTGAAAAATACCAAACCAGAACACATGGCAAACTGTCATAAAGAAAGGTCACCTGATTTGTAGACTCTGATTCTACATAAAGAGCAAAAGATAAAATATGTCCTGAAGTCACACAATAGAACCCAGGAAAATTAGATTTTCTGgtcttttgtttatttcaggaACAGAGAGATTCTGAATTTTCCGGTTTTTGTAATAACTTAGCAACACTTTTTGCCATGATTTCTTGTAGCACTACAGATCTTGCTCTACTTTAGAAgtattgcaaggaaaaaaagttgtattttagaatgttattttttcttacCTCCATCTGCACATTAAAGACCCCTCTCTTCTCctcaattttttctttaattactgCCATGGCTTGATTCAGAACAGACAGTCCTTCGGTTCTCTCCAGTGTTGTAGTAGTCATCACATAACGAGGAGGGGCTATCAGATTAATCTACCACATTGTAAAGATTGGGGGAAAAAGCAAATTCAGTAACAAAGGAAGAGATATTATGCCTAGTTAgactaaaaattaaaagcattaaaatccATATGTTTTCTTTATGATGACTGAATAATTAAGCAATTTCTTTTATTACAAGAGACCattataaaaagtaattttcaaaggaaaaagtACTTCCAAGTTTTTTTAAAGACACTTATTCAGTAGCTCACTTAACATCCAAAAACTGTTGGTGAAGAAAAACTAGGTCTGGGTACAGCAGTCATTCTACCAACACTCAAATGTCAGTGTagcaaattttctttttcttatacAACCTTatacctgaaaataaaatttattgctCCCTAGTTAGGGCTGCATTAAGGAACAGTGGGTATGTTCTGTGCCAATACtagaatttaataaattaaacagaATAAATACAGCTTCCCAAACTTTGAAAGGCACTGCACAACCACAAAAGGACTGCCAGCACATAGCTGAAGGAAGTGTGTCTCAGCCCTGCCAGAGAAGAGCTGGAAATCAGGCACATGGCTTGATAGAGCAGAGCAATTGCACACTACTGGTCCCTGACGGCATCAGAAAACTTTGCTTTAGATTCCATTATTAAGACTGACACTCACTTTGATGGGCATGTTCTCCGTGGAACAGTTCAAGCCTGCTCTCAAAGCTTCTTTTACTGCATCTATGCCTTCATAACCATAACACGCCACCTCAATATCTGTGACagagaaatacaaataataaaattttaccAAGAGctgcaaaatattaaaagctttttaacTTAAGCTTTAATAGATCTTTTTAGCAACCAATGTTTACCCACAATGAGAGCCGCAGTAACTCCCAAATCTGAGGAAGGTATTACATTTGCTTGACTTTTAAGTTAATGTAAGAATCTTTATAAATTCTTTAGACAATGAAACATTTTACTTTGTGTTTCAGAAAGCTGGGATACAAAATAATACACTCATATTCACTCACTTCTCATCCAACAAATATAACACCAATAATTATGTATTTCACATAGAGAGATGAAGatataaaagcaataaatatcAGAGAAAAGGCAAAATCAGGAAAAGTAAAACTTGAAAAGGAGCACATCCACAAAGTTATGGAATTCCATCAGCAATTACAACAGAGGCACAGAGGCATCACTTGAGGagcattaaaatacatttttataaggTTAACTTATGGTTAGAATTACAGTTAGCTATAGCCTTTTGTAGGTATTTGAAAATCAAGGCAAAAAGTAATATTGGCTGTATTTGTAATACCCTGATCAGTGTAAAGACAAAGATTTCTTTACCTGCATAGCAATGGCACAAGACTAAGCTACACAAAGAACTTGGTTTCACTTCCAGGTTGACTCATGCAAATCTGCTAATTCTGAACTATCAGGAACAAATTCACAGAGGAACATCCCAGTCAACCTCAGGGTGAGAAAACAAGCCAATGGCAAGATTCTATACTTGTGCTGATGACAAAATTAATGACTTAGACCACCAGAACTAAAAAGGCAGCATGAAGGAAGTAAGAAGACATgctctttattttcaaaagtgaTGAAGTACTATTCATGTCAGTAAATGCACTCTTCATGGCAATCAAATTTTTGAATTCTATGTTAACTCCTGACATTCTAAAGCAATAGGTAGAGGAATTTTGTATTACCTTACTTTTTGTACTCTTTTCTTGATTTCAGAGTGGAAAAGGCTTATTTCTTCTCTCCACAGTAATCAGCAAGTGTTAATACTCTTCAATATACACTTGCAGAGTAGAGGCAATTTCTCAATCTAGTAAAAAATGTGATTTGGCTACAGGATCTGTTTAATGGCAAGCATGCCTTTAGGCTGTTCTGTAGAGACAGATTTACAGTTTTGAAGTATGTCTTCTGAAGTTGTAGAGTCATGTGCTTTTTCTGCCCACGCTAAATTAGTAAGAGACAAACCAGCTCATACATTAGAGACATGCTAGGCTTGAGCTGATACATTCTACTGAATGGTTTGCAATCAACCTGTTAGAAATACTATTTTCACATGTTTATGAACAAGTGACTAAGGTGCATGCTGTAGCTGTGCTGACAGAGTTCAATTATCCTGTCAGGGAATCAATGAATTTAAAACTctgaataatgaaaaagaattttGTAGATACAGTAATaactataaaatatttagtttcATTGTGTGCCAATGCAATATGACAGACCCCATTATCTATCATGACAACCAGTCCGTGTTCCAAGGAATCTGCActttgggaggaaaaataaaagccaaaccACCTTGCACTTTGGGACAGAACCCTTTATTAAGGTGTCTTAATTCTGAACAACTCCATTCAAATATCAGTATTATGAACCATTAGTTTTAACTGAGTTTACAGTTTGCAACAAGATACACTATCTCAACCTAAGCATAAAGATGGGTTCAAGGAGCATGTGGGAAGAACTCACCAGCTCGGATTTTGACTGCCTGTGGTGTCAGACGTCTGTTAATATTGTCAATCAATACACGCCTCTCttcctctgtcagatccaggcTATCCAGGATTGCAGGGTCTCTGAGCCAAGCAAAGCAACATTACAGAAGTTATACTGAAGAGGAATTCAACACAACAGAAACTTCTGgtattatttatatttcttaGCATAATCCTAGATACCTACTAGGCaaagaaaacagggaaattTCTTAAGAACCCATTGAAACACTGCAAGAAAATGAACACATctattttcaaagcattttctaTTGGTAAACACAGCCGTTTACTCAATCTGTTCCTGGAAGGAATAATctgaattattaatttttttttttaagtgaaagaaTGGCTTTTCTCCTGCTCCCTCTATATGAGATAAATTGAATGTGACAAGTATCCAGCTTCTtgatatttttgtatttccttCAACGTGAAGATAAACTCATACCACATAAAAGCAAATCCATTATGAA comes from the Taeniopygia guttata chromosome 5, bTaeGut7.mat, whole genome shotgun sequence genome and includes:
- the EIF2S1 gene encoding eukaryotic translation initiation factor 2 subunit 1 (The RefSeq protein has 1 substitution compared to this genomic sequence) codes for the protein MPGLSCRFYQHKFPEVEDVVMVNVRSIAEMGAYVSLLEYNNIEGMILLSELSRRRIRSINKLIRIGRNECVVVIRVDKEKGYIDLSKRRVSPEEAIKCEDKFTKSKTVYSILRHVAEVLEYTKDEQLESLFQRTAWVFDDKYKRPGYGAYDAFKHAVSDPAILDSLDLTEEERRVLIDNINRRLTPQAVKIRADIEVACYGYEGIDAVKEALRAGLNCSTENMPIKINLIAPPRYVMTTTTLERTEGLSVLNQAMAVIKEKIEEKRGVFNVQMEFAMCSGLVFFSLRWSLTQTRLSLQGSWKDWRGKMLKWMGMMMPRKWKPKQKTKCFGILRRETI
- the EIF2S1 gene encoding eukaryotic translation initiation factor 2 subunit 1 isoform X1, with amino-acid sequence MPGLSCRFYQHKFPEVEDVVMVNVRSIAEMGAYVSLLEYNNIEGMILLSELSRRRIRSINKLIRIGRNECVVVIRVDKEKGYIDLSKRRVSPEEAIKCEDKFTKSKTVYSILRHVAEVLEYTKDEQLESLFQRTAWVFDDKYKRPGYGAYDAFKHAVSDPAILDSLDLTEEERRVLIDNINRRLTPQAVKIRADIEVACYGYEGIDAVKEALRAGLNCSTENMPIKINLIAPPRYVMTTTTLERTEGLSVLNQAMAVIKEKIEEKRGVFNVQMEPKVVTDTDETELARQLERLERENAEVDGDDDAEEMEAKTED